TAAGTGAACAATAACATCTGTAgagaaacaataacaactttattcAAATTGTATTTGGCTACATTTATTTGACCATCATCATTTCAGAGAAAATGTAACAATATCGTTTCACAGATTCCTTCAtctttatcttcatcatcaccaacatcatcttcatcacataATCACTATCAAATTCATCGTCACCActatcttcatcatcatgatcaccatcatcttcatcatcatcatcacgatcaccatcatcgtcatcaaCACTACCATCTTCATCATATATTTGacaaacatgaatgtttttgttctaaATGTTAAagacatgtgtgtttgtgtaaataattacagaatgaaataaatacaattaggACATAAAATAAgtcttataaataaaatagaaacaaaaaacaaacgcaataataataatcaaaattaATACTGACAAAAAATACTGTGGTGAAATAATTTTAAGACAAAAGTCAACGTCTGTGGTCATAATACTGAAGTGCTGAGTCACATGTGCCGAGTCACATGTGCTGAGGTTTGCATAATAACACTTTCTCTGGAAGCTAACATGCTAATGGCTCCACCCCTTGACAAGCCCTTTCATGTTCCcgccctttctttttttaagaatctattaaatgacatttattttaaaaatcacacagGTTCAAATGTTGGTTCATATGTAGAAAActacggagcccctaaagggacatttagaattcaaaaatgtggtttgtgtattaagatatgacgtatttatagtttggcagcgacagtatcggaggtgatcagccCCGCCTCAGCGGACGCTCGCTGCGTACAGTGCGTGgggcagagcagcgttacctcggcctgtcctgatgaaatgatccgctggctcagacatCGCAGTCATTAGATTAAGCCTCATCACattgttgataaatgaacataaatgaattaatttaacttaatttatttttatagaaatatacagtactgttAGATTGTGTGTTctcatgtattattattctgtgcttttatttttgaagttgtATGTTCAGTGAAGTATTGTTACGGACTGTGGCTAAGACATGGTGTTGACTTTTCCCTCCTAAAATGGCAGAAGAGATAGAAAACGTAACAagtaccatgtggaaaatagatatattacagcagtgcagggtatgtatatgtatgtccacaggaggattgtgtgtgtgtgtgtgtgtgtgtgtggggttctgTGCCGgtatctcagctgacattcaaagtacattaaaaaataccgggtcaacaacaaatctatcgaTCACACCAAGGatctaatgacagcgatgtcagcggatcatttcatcagtacaagccgaggtaacgctgctctgcccTACACACTGTACGCACTGATCACCTCCGAtaccgtcgctgccaaactataaatacgtcatatcttaatacaatactttctggtgcgcacgagatactttcttAGACTTAGACTAAgacttttatttgtcattgcacagaaaacacagcagcgaaaactggcaacgaaatttcgttgccTGGCAAGCAGATAATCTAAAACTAAAAACTAGCGGAACCAGAAAGTATCTTGTGCGCACCAGAtaggtttagttttttttttttcgatggGCTCCGTAGAAAACAGCAGGAAGCTCaagatcaaaacaaacaaacacagtaaacacaataACAGGAAGTTTCTTTTCTGTCGTGTTTCGAAGAACTTAGTAGCACCTGTACATCTTTAACCCCCCGCCCCAATGGAACAGTCCAAACACTGAATGATCTATAATTACAATAACATACAGTGACTGTCACAGTAACAATACACACTGACACGCTGCTCGTCCTCTTTGAAGGGTTCAAAACCTGAATGTGGGTTTATTGCTTTGCTCATGTTGCTCGCGTTGCTCGTGTTGCTCGTTGGggttaaccttaaccttaaatgCATTGAAACTAAAACAGTTTAGCGAccgtttatttgtgttttttgtcaacAGGTTtcaccaaacaacaacaacatcaccgTCAAACACCTACATGTATCACTGAGCTAACTGTTAGCATCATTTCTTTTACTCTAATTCCTATGGCCTGATCACATGACTAAGGCTAGCAGCAGGTAGCGGTTAGCATCCCATTAGATCAAAACCCAGAATTTAGCATGAACtcatgctaatgttagcatgaGTTCAGCATGACGCAAACTAGCATCAATCTGAGCTAGCATTAGCACAAACCATGATTacctttaaaaaatacaaataaaatcctAACTATTTGTTTTAGTGGATGAAATTAGTTTGACTTATTACAAATGTAACTCCGCCCCCATCACACTGGCCTCGCCTCTTATGGATTGATATTTTCagtccatcagcagcagcgtgtcttcactgtctttgtctttcatcATGTCCTTCTGGCCCCTACTGTTGCcttcgtcctcgtcctcctcctcctcctcgtctcttACCTTAAACTTGGCTCCGATCTATCTGTCACCTCCTCAAACATCTCACTGTCTCCTTCAGTGTCCTCCtgtccacctcctccctctctgctgtcccTCAGGGTCGCATCAGGGTCAGAGTATCTGAATGTGACCAGTTCTTGCAGGTACGAAGTCCTCATCAGCAGCTCAGTGGTCTCCATGTCTTCTACCAtcacatctcctcctcctcctttgtcccGCTCCTGACACTCCTGTCGCTCCTCCGGCTCCTCCGGCTCCTGTTGCTCCTGACGCTCCTGGTGCCCCTCCCGCTCCTGACACTCCTGATGCTCCTCCCGCTTCTGacgctcctcctgctcctgtcgctcctctgcctccctcttgCAGTAGGAGTAGCGATGGTTCATGTGCTGCGAGTACGAGCCTGAGTGTGAGAAGCGTTTGCCGCACTTGTCGCACTGATACGGTTTTTCTCCAGAGTGAAGACGTGAGTGTTCGATGagatgatgtttgtgtttaaaagcctttttacAGATCTGACATTGGTGAGGACGTttacctgcagagacacaaaagaGGGATGACTGAGGGTCAGGACGCCAGATAGTATagaatcacaaacacagagtgtgAAAGCTGAGActcaaagtaaagaaaagaaagacaggacatgaggacatgagagatgaggacagggacacaaaaacatcatatatatatatatatatatatatatatatatatatacagtttatataccTGTGTGTTCATATTTGTGTCTGAGGAGGGAACTGGTCTTCTGGAATGTTTTGTCGCACACGTCACACGCGTACATACCACTTTcagtcttcttcatcttcttcctgtctgtcaGGTCGTCCAGGCTGGACAGGAAGTCCACCTCCGTCCCCCCGGACTGTCCATCCAGCAgctcactctgacacacacacacacacacactcgtctgtTAATCCCACACCTGTTGATCCCCACACGTTTCCAAGATCTGGAGAGAGCTTAAAGGTAAAGGCCTTTCATccaggagacacacacaaagagggtGTGGTCTattaataaatcataaacaaaAGTGTAAACAGGAAATTACAGTTTCTATTAAAAAGACTTGTCCAGATGTTTATTTACCATCAGGACAACGGGACAATCAGGAATCAGAGTCTGAATCTGAAGCTTTTACCTGGAAACCTGGTTTCTTTTGGTACTTCCTCCACTGCTGCAGGTCAGCGAAGGTGGCGGCACCTGTGGAGTAGGTGTAGGCCATCTGGGGCAGGAAGCTCATGGGTTCCAGGCTGGGGAAGGGTCTGAGGCCCGGGACAGTGGCCTGGGCTGGAGACATTAAGGTGGGTGGAGGAAAAGCACTGTGTGGCTGTCGTGAGGTGTAGATAGGACCACCAGCGAAGGGGTTTATCCCAAAGATTGAATTGGAGCTTTCCTCCAGCTGTTGGAGAGAGGATGCTCTGCCATCAGAGCCCAGGACTTCTGTCTTGATGCTAATCAGGTCTATGGGTGCAGTCCCATGTTCAGTGCTGTACTCAAAGATACAACCGTTGGCTCTGGGTTGCTTctctaccatgagcctctgagTCACTGTGGATTTGGGCAGTGACAGATCCAGTGGTATTTCCCTGTGAGCGTCCTCAGACATGAGGATATTTGGGGTGTAAAAGCTGCTCTGAGAGGTTTTGGAGGATGTGGAGGAAAGGTTGAGAGGTGAAGGCGTGTCTCTCCTCAGCTGGTCCACCTGTGGGTCGAGTGCTTGTTCGTCTGTCGTCTGCCTGTTGGCTGAAAAGTGGTGACCATTGTTGAGTCGGTGCAAAGTGTCAATGCCAGCAAAACGTCCGTGTGAATCTACATCAGGAAGTGACAGATGTGATTGGCTCATGCTCTGCTTGAGgtcaggaagcagcagtgttttcctgccaccatggtgGTTCCACTGGGAGAACCACTCCTTCACAAACTCCTGAGGAAGACCGACAGTGCTGGAAACTTTCAGCAGCTCCTCAGAGTTCAGCTCAGCGTTCATAGTGAATTGTGCCTTTGGTACGGACATGTAGTCTTTGAAGCAGTTGATGGGGCTGAGTGCCTGCTCATTGCCAGGAGGCTCAGAGGACGTGGTGCTGCCATCACCTGGTGGCAGGACAGCTTTGATCTCCTCATTCATGTTGCACAGGTAGCGCTCGTGTTGGTGCAGTGGGATGGGTCCAGGAAATGCCTGGTTGCAGTACTGGCAGGAGAAAAGCAGTCGGTGGTTCTCCTCCCTGCTCAGGTTAGCTGAGTGATTTGGTTTCTCCTTTTTGACTTCCACTGGTTTCTTTGCATCGTCAATCAGACCCTTGACCTTGCTGTCCATCTCCAGagtgttgccatggaaaccacCCAGCGCCACCTTCTGGTCATCTATCTGTGTGCCTAGCTCCTTCATGTACGCTCGCAGCCTGGAGATCTCCTCTGAATTCCAGTCCATCTTTTGCTGACACACAGTGTTGTCCACAATCTGAAGCACCTTCTGAACCTCACTCAGATTATTCCCCAGAGTTCCTGCATAGCCCAGCAGAGGGAGCTCTAGTCCTATACCGCTCAGGTCTTGAAGGGGTCTGTGGGAGGAGATGTGGATGCTCCTGCTGCAGCCATTAAGGTAGACCGCAGGTCCTCCAAACCCGTGCTGAGAGGCCATGAGCAGCTGGTACTCGCTGACGTCCATCTGTTTGGATTTGACACTAGGATGACCCTGCTGATCTGGAGGTCCAAATAATCGCTTGTGCTTTAGTTTGTGGCGGAGCTGGGTGAGGGTGGGTCTTCCTGATGATGAGGTTGGGGAGCTGGGGGAGGAGCCAGGTTTGCTGTTGTTTCCATTGTGCATACGCCTGTTGACGGCAAAAAGGCCGATACATTTCTTACTGCTGATGTGTGAACTGTATGAACCCGAGTGCGAAAAACGCTTCTTACAGTTGGAGCATTCGTATGGTTTTTCACCTGTGaaacaacaggaagtcaagATCAGACACCATGGTTTTCAAAGTAAGAGTTAACCTTAccttaaaaaatatttccaaaccaaatatgtgtgtgtgtgtgtctcaccactGTGAATACGTAGATGCTCCTTCAAgtgatgtttgtatttaaaagcttttccacattcacaacatttgaacttcctgtttccatTGTCTTCACTGTGTGATGGTACCTGTGGTGGTTAACTGAGTGACAGTTTGTTGGGTTCAACCattcacaccaaagtccataaaaaagaaacaaagtgtGTCTAACTGTAAGTCAAAGAATCTTCTTAGTGTATATgtataacaacacatttaagtgAAGTCTTATGAGTCTGAGTCACTTAACTAAGTGGGGGGTGGGTCTTACCTGCCCTCTGGTAGGTTTCTCCAGGGTCATGTGACGCTCCAGTTGCGAACAGTTGATCTGGTTTTTGTCGTGATGATATTTGACGTGTTCCTGTAGCGAAGTCAGCCGCTTGTAGCTGCGGTCGCAGTACGGACATGTGAGCAGCTGAGCGAAATCATctgcagaggtcaaaggtcagagttcaataagtgtgtttattgtgattctgatgatgtttttctcacCGTGTTCGCTCTCGTCCTGACTGATGACGTCGGGCGCGCTCAGTCTCGTCACTTCCTCCGGGGCTTCTGGGTAAATGACGGCAGTGCCGCTGCGCTGCAGGTATTCAGCCACGGTTTCCAGGCGACTGTCGCCAAGGTCCGGTTTATGCTTGCAGAAAAACTCGTCTAGTTTGGAGACGTCGTCCATTTGCCGCACTGAGCACAGGAAACGAAAACATGAACGTAACATGTTTGACACGATGGTAACACGTTACTATCATGTGTAGAAAACACTGTTACAGCCTTGTTTCCATGGAAataaggtttgtttttgtgtgtgtgtgtgtgtgtgtgtgtacatatctCACCAGTGTTGTCATTGTCTCTGAGTGTCCAGCTGTTATTGCAGGATGACGCCCCCACAGTGACCACGCCCACCTCCTCCGGCACAAACATCCCATCGTCCTCCTCCGTCTCAGAACTCGTCTCGATCAACTTCTCATAGTTCAACACTACAACACACAACAGCCTtgtgttaccatgacaacacaaCGGCAACGTGTCACATGTCAGTGAACTGGAGCTGTTCTGTAGGACAAAGACCAGTTCTGACTCTGCTTACCTTAGTCCAGGTGTGAAAGAGGT
Above is a window of Solea senegalensis isolate Sse05_10M linkage group LG2, IFAPA_SoseM_1, whole genome shotgun sequence DNA encoding:
- the zeb2a gene encoding zinc finger E-box-binding homeobox 2a, translating into MKPEIMAEEHHYKRRKQANPRRKNVLNYEKLIETSSETEEDDGMFVPEEVGVVTVGASSCNNSWTLRDNDNTVRQMDDVSKLDEFFCKHKPDLGDSRLETVAEYLQRSGTAVIYPEAPEEVTRLSAPDVISQDESEHDDFAQLLTCPYCDRSYKRLTSLQEHVKYHHDKNQINCSQLERHMTLEKPTRGQVPSHSEDNGNRKFKCCECGKAFKYKHHLKEHLRIHSGEKPYECSNCKKRFSHSGSYSSHISSKKCIGLFAVNRRMHNGNNSKPGSSPSSPTSSSGRPTLTQLRHKLKHKRLFGPPDQQGHPSVKSKQMDVSEYQLLMASQHGFGGPAVYLNGCSRSIHISSHRPLQDLSGIGLELPLLGYAGTLGNNLSEVQKVLQIVDNTVCQQKMDWNSEEISRLRAYMKELGTQIDDQKVALGGFHGNTLEMDSKVKGLIDDAKKPVEVKKEKPNHSANLSREENHRLLFSCQYCNQAFPGPIPLHQHERYLCNMNEEIKAVLPPGDGSTTSSEPPGNEQALSPINCFKDYMSVPKAQFTMNAELNSEELLKVSSTVGLPQEFVKEWFSQWNHHGGRKTLLLPDLKQSMSQSHLSLPDVDSHGRFAGIDTLHRLNNGHHFSANRQTTDEQALDPQVDQLRRDTPSPLNLSSTSSKTSQSSFYTPNILMSEDAHREIPLDLSLPKSTVTQRLMVEKQPRANGCIFEYSTEHGTAPIDLISIKTEVLGSDGRASSLQQLEESSNSIFGINPFAGGPIYTSRQPHSAFPPPTLMSPAQATVPGLRPFPSLEPMSFLPQMAYTYSTGAATFADLQQWRKYQKKPGFQSELLDGQSGGTEVDFLSSLDDLTDRKKMKKTESGMYACDVCDKTFQKTSSLLRHKYEHTGKRPHQCQICKKAFKHKHHLIEHSRLHSGEKPYQCDKCGKRFSHSGSYSQHMNHRYSYCKREAEERQEQEERQKREEHQECQEREGHQERQEQQEPEEPEERQECQERDKGGGGDVMVEDMETTELLMRTSYLQELVTFRYSDPDATLRDSREGGGGQEDTEGDSEMFEEVTDRSEPSLR